From the Mycoplasmatota bacterium genome, one window contains:
- a CDS encoding endonuclease III codes for MYNEIFKSLQIYEKEIVNNYNIFKGNLLEDEVKKFLITNPNAFLFGLISDQSIKAELAWSLPLRLKERIGYFNIKRIANEINEEEMETIIKKKPSLHRYPKNIAKYLIYASKILVYKYDGNASNIWKNTSAKELIMRLQEFKGISHKKASLGCLLLVRDFNLDLIDKENINIVYDIHIRRIFLRAGLCENDKIEDIYNAAKKIYPQFPGYLTSMFWAIGRDICRPKNPECNLCPIEKHCMKYTNINIK; via the coding sequence ATGTATAATGAAATTTTTAAATCCCTTCAAATATATGAAAAAGAAATTGTAAATAATTATAATATTTTTAAAGGTAATTTATTAGAAGATGAGGTAAAAAAATTTTTGATAACTAATCCTAATGCATTTCTATTTGGACTCATTTCGGATCAATCAATTAAAGCAGAATTAGCATGGTCATTGCCATTAAGATTAAAAGAAAGAATAGGATATTTCAATATAAAAAGAATAGCAAATGAGATTAATGAAGAAGAGATGGAAACTATTATTAAAAAAAAGCCATCATTACATAGATACCCCAAGAATATAGCAAAATATTTAATTTATGCTAGCAAAATTTTAGTTTATAAATATGATGGTAATGCAAGTAATATATGGAAAAATACATCAGCCAAAGAACTTATAATGAGGTTACAAGAATTTAAAGGTATTAGTCACAAAAAAGCATCATTAGGTTGTTTATTATTAGTAAGAGATTTTAACTTAGACTTGATAGATAAAGAAAATATAAATATAGTTTATGATATCCATATACGACGTATCTTTCTTAGAGCAGGATTATGTGAAAATGATAAAATCGAAGATATATATAATGCAGCTAAAAAAATTTATCCTCAGTTTCCGGGATATTTAACATCTATGTTTTGGGCTATTGGTAGAGATATATGTAGACCGAAAAATCCAGAATGTAATCTTTGTCCTATAGAAAAGCATTGTATGAAATATACTAATATAAACATAAAGTAA
- a CDS encoding class I SAM-dependent methyltransferase, whose amino-acid sequence MQNLIYYNNFKRIIKRSYEINNYWKKYRENRQLTKFEKESIDSFIISLKSPVKKVLDLGCGTGLPYDDYLVKNGCYLTGIDFSKKHISMAKKNIPNAKFIYDDFLSYKFSNKFTGILLFYSFFHIHRSNHNYLLKKIYNLLLDNGIVLMNVRSEDSGDIKYKDNFCGKPMCWSHFNFEKFHSMAISCGFSIKVLGDEKDYGSDESHIWIIMKKCLK is encoded by the coding sequence ATGCAAAATCTAATATATTACAATAATTTTAAAAGAATAATAAAAAGATCATATGAAATAAATAATTATTGGAAAAAATATAGAGAAAATAGGCAGTTAACTAAATTCGAAAAAGAGTCAATTGATAGTTTTATTATTAGTTTAAAATCACCAGTAAAAAAAGTATTAGATCTTGGTTGTGGAACAGGACTACCATATGATGATTATCTTGTTAAAAATGGCTGTTATCTTACAGGAATTGATTTTAGTAAAAAACATATCAGTATGGCAAAAAAAAATATCCCCAATGCAAAATTTATATATGATGATTTTTTAAGTTATAAATTTTCTAATAAATTTACTGGAATTCTCTTATTTTATTCTTTTTTTCATATTCATAGATCTAATCATAATTATTTGTTGAAAAAAATTTATAATTTATTATTAGATAATGGTATTGTTTTGATGAACGTACGTAGTGAGGATTCTGGGGATATTAAATATAAAGATAATTTTTGTGGAAAACCTATGTGTTGGAGTCATTTTAATTTCGAAAAATTTCATAGTATGGCTATCTCATGTGGGTTTTCTATTAAAGTATTAGGAGACGAAAAAGATTATGGAAGTGATGAAAGTCATATTTGGATAATAATGAAAAAATGTTTAAAATAA
- a CDS encoding DUF4238 domain-containing protein: MKYVRHHFIPQFILRNFSKENDSVGEAFINVYHNFTNEVETMKISNAYMVHNLYDSTQFDDIKQLEKDLGQYLESKVAPIIKRIFNSNKNFVMNRDELKLIKKYLLITIYRTETNMSYYIKENIKDKIELSDLSINEGESKLDFWKREMFTIIHNEWDFLCSPKCPIESVRHFTSEINQSHLCIFENDDEEFIINDIGRVSEMIPVQIPENEVENFKEAAEMVSKNYLCKAKEILEYELKNKTSKIETFMFFPISPKKAIVVAKKSNAVGIEIRHYEMSITLNQRRFSPPFNDYINKEVYSIKKEIQEYYRKNIRKIHYIYISNKLEQLNTLYNNEDKFIYPIQKLNNSEVILINCLMLNESKKHFSFLNSSRICKSIRAYNDMYRANTPNIKNNFLGSEVVIRKS; this comes from the coding sequence ATGAAATACGTTAGACACCATTTTATACCACAATTTATTTTAAGAAACTTTAGTAAAGAAAATGACAGTGTTGGTGAAGCATTTATAAATGTATATCATAATTTTACAAATGAAGTAGAAACAATGAAAATATCTAATGCTTATATGGTACACAATTTATACGATTCTACTCAATTTGATGATATTAAACAATTAGAAAAAGATTTGGGTCAATATCTAGAAAGTAAAGTAGCACCAATTATAAAGAGAATATTTAATTCTAATAAAAATTTTGTGATGAATAGAGATGAGTTAAAATTAATAAAAAAATATTTACTTATAACTATTTATAGAACAGAAACCAACATGTCATATTATATAAAAGAAAATATTAAAGATAAAATAGAACTTTCAGATTTATCAATTAATGAAGGTGAATCAAAATTAGATTTTTGGAAAAGGGAAATGTTTACCATTATACATAATGAATGGGACTTCCTTTGTAGTCCTAAATGTCCAATTGAATCTGTTCGTCATTTTACAAGTGAAATTAATCAATCACACTTATGTATTTTTGAAAATGATGATGAAGAATTTATAATTAATGATATAGGTAGAGTATCTGAAATGATCCCTGTTCAAATCCCCGAAAATGAAGTAGAAAATTTTAAAGAAGCAGCAGAAATGGTATCAAAAAATTACTTATGTAAAGCTAAAGAAATTTTAGAATATGAACTAAAGAATAAGACAAGTAAAATAGAGACCTTTATGTTTTTCCCTATATCACCTAAAAAAGCAATAGTAGTTGCAAAGAAATCAAATGCAGTTGGTATTGAAATTAGGCATTATGAAATGAGTATTACTCTAAATCAAAGACGTTTTAGTCCTCCTTTTAATGATTATATTAATAAAGAAGTATATTCAATAAAGAAAGAAATTCAAGAATATTACAGAAAAAATATTCGGAAAATTCACTATATCTATATATCTAATAAATTAGAACAATTAAATACCTTATATAATAATGAGGACAAATTTATATATCCAATACAAAAACTTAATAATAGTGAAGTTATTTTAATTAATTGTTTAATGCTCAATGAGTCAAAAAAACATTTTTCTTTTTTGAATTCATCAAGAATTTGTAAATCAATACGGGCATATAACGATATGTACAGGGCTAATACGCCTAATATTAAAAATAATTTTTTAGGTAGTGAAGTTGTAATAAGGAAAAGTTAA